One window of Entelurus aequoreus isolate RoL-2023_Sb linkage group LG06, RoL_Eaeq_v1.1, whole genome shotgun sequence genomic DNA carries:
- the mpg gene encoding DNA-3-methyladenine glycosylase isoform X2, with the protein MAERKRKQPSRNEKEKAKTKGGSESECAAKCKQHVTTESRYFTCDQSHLQPHLGELFFSHLQPHLGELFFRQPCVTLAKAFLGKVLVRRLDDGTELRGRVVETEAYLGGEDKASHSAGGKRTRRNTAMFMKPGTIYVYPIYGVYLCMNVSSEGDGAAVLLRSLEPLQGHAVMRQLRASKRKDGARPLKDKELCNGPSKLCQALDVQRRLDRQDMACHSEVWLEDTDSPPGVDEMVSAPRVGIQSHGEWAKKPLRFYLRGNACVSVVNKEAERLCET; encoded by the exons ATGGCTGAGCGAAAGAGGAAGCAACCATCACGCAATGAAAAGGAAAAAGCAAAAACCAAAGGCGGAAGTGAGAGCGAATGCGCCGCCAAATGTAAACAACACGTGACCACGGAGAGTCGCTATTTCACCTGCGATCAAAGTCACCTGCAGCCTCACCTGGGGGAACTCTTCTTTAGTCACCTGCAGCCTCAC CTGGGAGAACTCTTCTTCAGGCAGCCTTGCGTCACTTTGGCCAAAGCTTTTCTCGGCAAG GTGCTGGTCCGCAGGCTTGATGACGGCACAGAGCTGAGAGGACGGGTGGTAGAGACGGAGGCATACCTGGGAGGCGAGGACAAGGCATCGCACTCGGCGGGGGGCAAACGCACCAGGAGAAACACGGCCATGTTCATGAAGCCCGGCACTATCTACGTTTATCCCATCTACGGCGTCTACCTGTGCATGAACGTGTCGAGCGAAG GCGATGGGGCCGCCGTGCTGCTGCGCTCCCTGGAGCCCCTGCAGGGCCACGCAGTCATGAGGCAGCTGAGGGCGTCCAAACGCAAAGACGGGGCGCGGCCGCTCAAGGACAAAGAGCTGTGCAACGGGCCCTCCAAGCTGTGCCAGGCTCTTGACGTCCAACGCCGCTTGGACCGTCAGGACATGGCGTGCCACTCGGAAGTGTGGCTGGAAGACACGGACTCCCCCCCAGGAGTTGATGAGATGGTGTCGGCGCCACGTGTCGGCATCCAGTCACACGGCGAGTGGGCCAAGAAGCCGCTGAGGTTTTATCTCCGTGGCAACGCTTGCGTTAGCGTGGTGAATAAGGAGGCGGAGAGACTTTGCGAGACCTGA
- the mpg gene encoding DNA-3-methyladenine glycosylase isoform X1 yields MAERKRKQPSRNEKEKAKTKGGSESECAAKCKQHVTTESRYFTCDQSHLQPHLGELFFSHLQPHLGELFFSHLQPHLGELFFSHLQPHLGELFFRQPCVTLAKAFLGKVLVRRLDDGTELRGRVVETEAYLGGEDKASHSAGGKRTRRNTAMFMKPGTIYVYPIYGVYLCMNVSSEGDGAAVLLRSLEPLQGHAVMRQLRASKRKDGARPLKDKELCNGPSKLCQALDVQRRLDRQDMACHSEVWLEDTDSPPGVDEMVSAPRVGIQSHGEWAKKPLRFYLRGNACVSVVNKEAERLCET; encoded by the exons ATGGCTGAGCGAAAGAGGAAGCAACCATCACGCAATGAAAAGGAAAAAGCAAAAACCAAAGGCGGAAGTGAGAGCGAATGCGCCGCCAAATGTAAACAACACGTGACCACGGAGAGTCGCTATTTCACCTGCGATCAAAGTCACCTGCAGCCTCACCTGGGGGAACTCTTCTTTAGTCACCTGCAGCCTCACCTGGGGGAACTCTTCTTTAGTCACCTGCAGCCTCACCTGGGGGAACTCTTCTTTAGTCACCTGCAGCCTCACCTGGGAGAACTCTTCTTCAGGCAGCCTTGCGTCACTTTGGCCAAAGCTTTTCTCGGCAAG GTGCTGGTCCGCAGGCTTGATGACGGCACAGAGCTGAGAGGACGGGTGGTAGAGACGGAGGCATACCTGGGAGGCGAGGACAAGGCATCGCACTCGGCGGGGGGCAAACGCACCAGGAGAAACACGGCCATGTTCATGAAGCCCGGCACTATCTACGTTTATCCCATCTACGGCGTCTACCTGTGCATGAACGTGTCGAGCGAAG GCGATGGGGCCGCCGTGCTGCTGCGCTCCCTGGAGCCCCTGCAGGGCCACGCAGTCATGAGGCAGCTGAGGGCGTCCAAACGCAAAGACGGGGCGCGGCCGCTCAAGGACAAAGAGCTGTGCAACGGGCCCTCCAAGCTGTGCCAGGCTCTTGACGTCCAACGCCGCTTGGACCGTCAGGACATGGCGTGCCACTCGGAAGTGTGGCTGGAAGACACGGACTCCCCCCCAGGAGTTGATGAGATGGTGTCGGCGCCACGTGTCGGCATCCAGTCACACGGCGAGTGGGCCAAGAAGCCGCTGAGGTTTTATCTCCGTGGCAACGCTTGCGTTAGCGTGGTGAATAAGGAGGCGGAGAGACTTTGCGAGACCTGA